In the genome of Vicia villosa cultivar HV-30 ecotype Madison, WI linkage group LG7, Vvil1.0, whole genome shotgun sequence, one region contains:
- the LOC131615844 gene encoding peroxisomal and mitochondrial division factor 2-like, translating into MADDGVSNGVEDQHEEQSVTKISVLERERDELVSENNQKKEKIKKLTVEIEELRSKGEEMREKIDELQAEAEKSQDAAKATEAIAARAAELETQVARLQHDMVSDLSAGEELKKECDELKGVLKEKESRVEDLVKEVEGLKKVKVESEARLRDLEKRIGVLEMKEIEERNKRIRVEEELRDTIGEKDREIEGFRSKVEELEKVAGEKKHESVDWSAEKLSLEKALKASEEKAKDLESKNIRLREEAVETEKMIKVLNEKAVEIVDRDLNGIQRERNEVKLQWPIVAAGAGSTVAVFGAAALIYVYCSKRR; encoded by the coding sequence ATGGCGGATGATGGTGTTTCGAACGGTGTTGAAGATCAGCACGAGGAGCAATCTGTGACGAAGATCTCTGTGTTGGAGCGTGAGCGAGATGAATTGGTGAGTGAGAACAatcagaagaaggagaagatcaAGAAGTTGACGGTGGAGATTGAGGAATTGAGGAGCAAGGGTGAGGAGATGAGGGAGAAGATTGATGAGTTGCAGGCTGAAGCGGAGAAGTCGCAGGATGCTGCGAAGGCTACGGAGGCTATTGCGGCTAGGGCGGCGGAGCTTGAGACTCAAGTGGCGAGGCTGCAGCATGACATGGTTTCGGATTTAAGTGCTGGGGAGGAGTTGAAGAAGGAGTGCGATGAATTGAAGGGGGTTTTGAAAGAGAAGGAGTCTAGGGTTGAAGATTTGGTGAAGGAAGTGGAGGGGTTGAAGAAGGTGAAGGTGGAGAGTGAGGCGAGGTTGAGGGATTTGGAGAAGAGGATTGGTGTTCTTGAGATGAAGGAAATTGAGGAGAGGAATAAGAGGATTAGGGTTGAAGAGGAGTTGAGGGATACGATTGGTGAGAAGGATAGGGAAATTGAGGGTTTTAGAAGCAAGGTTGAGGAATTGGAGAAGGTTGCTGGTGAAAAGAAACACGAGTCAGTGGACTGGTCTGCAGAGAAACTGAGTTTGGAGAAGGCACTTAAAGCTTCTGAGGAGAAAGCAAAGGATTTAGAATCGAAAAATATTCGATTGCGCGAGGAAGCAGTGGAAACTGAGAAGATGATCAAAGTACTGAACGAAAAAGCTGTTGAGATAGTTGATCGAGATTTAAACGGGATTCAGCGTGAAAGGAATGAAGTTAAGTTGCAGTGGCCTATTGTAGCAGCGGGAGCGGGATCCACCGTGGCAGTTTTTGGGGCAGCAGCTTTGATCTATGTGTACTGCTCTAAACGGAGGTGA
- the LOC131615843 gene encoding uncharacterized protein LOC131615843 — translation MPTISRRKTKQAKKKTKPLNLPNQHSSTTVQLQTKGPFVSENRSEMEGNFNGVLHDTRKVEDESSSEDKEVAVEVFDDDVYDGKSKCVSDEHVESCKVVEEEEDVSERVGESLESSDAIEADRVEDIEDSETVKLEFKKEKVEDDDVVEENEGLRESEVVETVRDVTVGEDENVLSTLPSLDVVSVSRESDDVVEKVISPKGVEEPLVKSTYEEDEEQLDVQESSSAYESAKESFQPSSNVPSVNEQEESSAYESAKESLQPSSNVHDSENNSVNEQDRVEESRGIENQGSIFSVTQRQPSSWKNCCGLLEVLRHGDR, via the exons ATGCCTACAATTTcaagaagaaaaacaaaacaagCCAAGAAAAAAACCAAACCTTTGAATCTGCCCAACCAACATTCTTCAACTACTGTTCAACTTCAAACAAAAG GTCCTTTTGTGTCTGAGAATCGTAGCGAAATGGAGGGAAATTTTAATGGAGTTTTGCATGACACGCGAAAAGTTGAAGATGAATCGTCGAGTGAAGATAAAGAGGTGGCGGTTGAAGTATTTgatgatgatgtttatgatggAAAATCTAAGTGTGTTAGTGATGAACATGTTGAGTCATGCAAGGTggtggaagaggaagaagatgtttcTGAAAGGGTTGGTGAGTCTCTTGAATCGAGTGACGCAATAGAAGCTGATCGAGTTGAGGATATTGAGGACTCGGAAACTGTTAAGTTGGAATTTAAGAAAGAGaaagttgaagatgatgatgtggtGGAGGAAAATGAAGGACTGAGGGAAAGTGAAGTGGTTGAAACGGTTAGAGATGTGACGGTTGGTGAAGATGAGAATGTTTTGTCTACTTTGCCTTCATTGGATGTGGTTTCGGTTTCGAGGGAATCTGATGATGTTGTTGAAAAGGTTATTTCTCCAAAGGGAGTTGAGGAACCTTTGGTGAAATCTACATATGAGGAAGATGAGGAGCAATTAGATGTTCAAGAGTCATCATCAGCTTATGAAAGTGCTAAGGAGTCTTTTCAACCATCTTCAAATGTTCCTAGTGTCAATGAACAAGAAGAGTCGTCGGCTTATGAAAGCGCGAAGGAGTCTCTTCAACCATCTTCAAATGTTCATGATTCTGAAAACAATAGTGTCAATGAGCAAGACAGGGTTGAAGAATCTAGAGGCATTGAAAATCAAGGG aGCATTTTTTCAGTGACTCAAAGGCAACCCTCCTCTTGGAAGAATTGCTGTGGACTCTTGGAAGTTTTGAGGCATGGGGATAGATGA
- the LOC131617837 gene encoding transcription factor PAR1 — MEEETMETTIPAFLTQNMNSSSSSCTSATTTTTTTTTSQEVQKSLHVLRRSRRRCMEGGKEVSVEEKDEDEDEGSDDREEIERKINALQRIVPNGESYGVDKLFDETAGYIVALQYQVKALKALTGFFQKMEKDKTKLGG; from the coding sequence ATGGAAGAGGAAACCATGGAAACTACAATACCGGCATTTCTCACTCAAAACATGAACTCCTCTTCTAGTTCTTGTACTAGTGCTACAACTACAACTACAACTACTACCACTTCTCAGGAAGTTCAAAAGTCTCTGCATGTTTTACGGCGAAGCCGAAGACGGTGCATGGAGGGTGGTAAGGAAGTTTCTGTTGAggagaaagatgaagatgaagatgaaggaaGTGATGATAGGGAAGAGATAGAGAGAAAGATTAATGCATTGCAGAGGATTGTACCTAACGGTGAGTCTTACGGTGTGGACAAGCTTTTTGATGAAACTGCTGGATATATTGTTGCTTTACAGTATCAAGTCAAAGCTTTGAAGGCTCTTACTGGTTTCTTTCAAAAGATGGAGAAAGACAAGACTAAACTTGGTGGTTAA